A genomic segment from Legionella micdadei encodes:
- the prmA gene encoding 50S ribosomal protein L11 methyltransferase has product MWYQLQIEQCHRDEVDSISEALEETGALSITLTDKNDDPVLEPEPGTTPLWPDVIVHALYTEIREAALAKQQLATQFKHLSFSISELADQDWERAWMDDFKPQRFGQRLWICPSWMEPPEPEAVNLILDPGLAFGTGTHPTTSLCLRWLDQADLTNKTVIDYGCGSGILALAALKLGAAKVQAVDIDDQALQATQNNALTNEINSQQLDIGFPEILREPTDILIANILLAPLLTLRTKFRELLKDEGLLIVSGILKEQAASLIEAYQTDFAHQSSADLEDWSLLTFTRR; this is encoded by the coding sequence GTGTGGTATCAGTTACAAATTGAACAATGCCACCGTGATGAAGTGGATTCAATTAGCGAGGCTCTCGAAGAAACGGGAGCTTTATCAATCACATTAACCGACAAAAATGATGATCCTGTCCTCGAGCCAGAGCCTGGAACAACCCCACTTTGGCCCGATGTTATCGTCCACGCGCTTTATACTGAGATCCGAGAAGCAGCACTAGCAAAACAACAACTAGCGACCCAATTCAAGCATTTATCCTTTTCTATCAGTGAGTTGGCTGACCAAGATTGGGAGCGTGCCTGGATGGATGATTTCAAACCCCAGCGCTTTGGCCAACGATTGTGGATCTGCCCTTCGTGGATGGAACCACCCGAACCTGAAGCCGTTAATCTAATCCTTGATCCGGGATTAGCCTTCGGCACCGGAACTCATCCTACAACTTCTCTTTGCTTGCGTTGGCTTGATCAAGCTGATCTAACCAACAAAACAGTCATTGACTATGGGTGCGGCTCAGGTATCCTTGCTTTGGCAGCACTAAAGCTGGGTGCAGCAAAAGTTCAAGCGGTTGACATTGATGATCAAGCGTTGCAAGCAACACAAAACAATGCCCTGACCAATGAAATTAATTCACAACAGTTGGATATTGGTTTTCCGGAAATATTGCGAGAACCTACTGATATACTTATTGCCAATATCTTATTAGCTCCTTTGCTGACTCTGCGCACTAAATTTAGAGAATTACTTAAAGATGAGGGCCTATTAATTGTTTCGGGCATTCTCAAGGAGCAAGCAGCGTCTCTTATTGAGGCTTATCAAACTGATTTTGCCCACCAATCTTCTGCGGATTTAGAAGATTGGTCACTGCTCACTTTCACTCGTCGCTAA
- the accC gene encoding acetyl-CoA carboxylase biotin carboxylase subunit, with amino-acid sequence MLSKIVIANRGEIALRILRACKELGIQTVAVHSDVDKDLLHVRLADETVCIGPASSQKSYLNIPAIISAAEITDAVAIHPGYGFLAENADFADIVEQSGFRFIGPKGDTIRLMGDKVSAIAAMKNAGVPCVPGSDGPLTDDDNRNIELARQIGFPVIIKAAGGGGGRGMRVVHNEANLLNAIALTRSEAKAAFNNPTVYMEKFLENPRHIEFQVLGDGQGNAIHLGERDCSMQRRHQKVLEEAPAPGITPELRQKIGESVVNACRELKYRGAGTFEFLYQDGCFYFIEMNTRIQVEHPVTEMITGIDLIKEQIKIASDIPFTLKQEDIQLKGHAIECRINAEDARTFMPSPGTIRLLHQPGGPGIRFDSHIYSSYTVPPNYDSMIGKLISYGETREVALARMRNALDEIIIDGIKTNIELHHRILRDRAFMQGGTNIHYLEKMLKE; translated from the coding sequence ATGCTCAGTAAAATTGTTATTGCCAATCGTGGTGAAATTGCGCTCCGCATATTACGTGCTTGTAAAGAACTAGGCATTCAAACTGTAGCCGTGCATTCTGATGTCGATAAAGATTTATTGCATGTGCGCCTTGCTGACGAAACTGTTTGTATAGGACCTGCGAGCTCGCAGAAGAGTTATTTAAACATTCCAGCGATTATTTCTGCTGCTGAGATCACTGATGCGGTTGCTATTCATCCTGGCTATGGTTTTCTAGCAGAAAACGCTGACTTTGCCGATATTGTTGAGCAAAGTGGGTTTCGTTTTATCGGTCCTAAGGGCGATACCATTCGCTTAATGGGAGATAAAGTATCTGCCATCGCTGCAATGAAAAATGCAGGTGTCCCCTGCGTTCCAGGTTCGGATGGTCCTTTAACTGATGACGATAACCGCAATATTGAATTAGCACGCCAAATTGGCTTTCCCGTTATCATTAAAGCGGCTGGCGGTGGAGGGGGCAGGGGTATGCGGGTTGTTCATAATGAAGCCAATTTGCTTAATGCAATTGCCCTTACCCGTAGCGAAGCAAAAGCAGCTTTTAATAACCCTACCGTGTACATGGAAAAATTCTTGGAAAACCCGCGCCATATCGAATTTCAGGTTTTGGGTGATGGACAAGGAAATGCCATCCATCTCGGCGAACGTGATTGTTCGATGCAACGACGCCACCAAAAAGTGCTTGAAGAAGCTCCCGCTCCAGGAATTACCCCTGAATTACGACAAAAAATAGGCGAATCTGTGGTTAATGCCTGTCGTGAACTAAAATACCGCGGTGCTGGCACCTTTGAATTCTTATATCAAGATGGCTGCTTTTATTTCATCGAGATGAATACACGAATCCAAGTTGAACACCCAGTGACTGAAATGATCACCGGCATTGATTTGATTAAAGAGCAGATCAAAATTGCCAGCGATATCCCTTTCACTTTAAAACAAGAAGATATTCAATTAAAAGGCCATGCGATAGAGTGCCGCATTAATGCCGAAGACGCGAGAACTTTCATGCCTTCACCCGGAACAATACGTCTTCTGCATCAACCTGGCGGGCCTGGTATCCGTTTTGATTCTCACATATACAGCAGTTATACCGTACCGCCGAATTATGATTCGATGATAGGTAAGTTAATTAGCTATGGCGAAACCCGAGAAGTCGCTCTTGCAAGAATGCGTAATGCCCTAGATGAAATTATTATCGATGGCATCAAAACCAATATCGAGCTGCATCATCGCATTCTCAGAGATAGAGCCTTTATGCAAGGCGGCACAAACATCCATTATTTAGAAAAAATGCTCAAGGAATAA
- the accB gene encoding acetyl-CoA carboxylase biotin carboxyl carrier protein, which yields MDIRKIKKLIELLEETGISEIEIKEGEESVRLSRHSYAVEAPAQMRYSAPPPPMPAPQPAANSAAISTEAKAGATRSGHKVRSPMVGTLYTSPSPDAPPFVTLGQSVKVGDTLCIVEAMKMFNEIEADRAGKIVEILAANGDPIEYDQPLFIIEE from the coding sequence ATGGATATTCGCAAAATTAAAAAATTGATCGAATTATTAGAAGAAACAGGGATTTCAGAAATTGAAATCAAAGAAGGTGAAGAGTCAGTTCGTTTAAGCCGTCACAGTTATGCTGTGGAAGCACCCGCACAAATGCGTTATTCAGCACCGCCTCCGCCGATGCCTGCACCCCAACCAGCAGCAAACTCAGCAGCGATTTCTACTGAAGCCAAAGCAGGAGCTACTAGATCAGGCCACAAAGTCCGTTCCCCAATGGTAGGTACCTTGTATACTTCACCCTCACCGGATGCGCCCCCTTTTGTTACTCTCGGTCAGTCAGTGAAAGTTGGCGATACGCTTTGCATTGTCGAGGCAATGAAAATGTTTAACGAAATTGAAGCTGATCGCGCCGGTAAAATCGTTGAAATTCTTGCCGCTAATGGCGATCCAATTGAATACGACCAACCCCTGTTTATTATCGAAGAATAG
- the aroQ gene encoding type II 3-dehydroquinate dehydratase, giving the protein MKKILVLNGPNLNRLGLREPSVYGSTTLDEVSTMLRNQAKAAGFELYSKQSNSEAELIDMIHQAADEKTDYFIINPAAFTHTSIALRDALAAVSIPFIEVHISNIYAREAFRHHSYFSDLARGVISGLGVRGYTLALQAIIEEFN; this is encoded by the coding sequence ATGAAAAAAATACTCGTCCTTAATGGACCTAATTTAAATCGTCTTGGTCTACGCGAGCCTTCTGTTTATGGCTCAACAACCCTTGACGAAGTAAGCACGATGCTTAGGAATCAAGCTAAAGCTGCTGGTTTTGAGCTTTATAGCAAACAAAGCAATTCCGAGGCTGAATTAATTGACATGATTCACCAAGCTGCTGACGAAAAGACAGATTATTTCATTATTAATCCAGCCGCTTTTACACACACCAGCATTGCTTTACGCGATGCTTTAGCTGCAGTATCAATACCTTTCATTGAGGTTCATATCAGCAATATCTATGCCCGCGAGGCGTTTCGTCACCATTCGTATTTTTCTGACCTCGCCCGCGGTGTGATTAGTGGGCTTGGTGTTAGGGGTTACACCTTAGCATTACAAGCTATTATTGAAGAATTTAATTAA
- the oadA gene encoding sodium-extruding oxaloacetate decarboxylase subunit alpha yields MATTYITDVTLRDAHQCLIATRMRTEDMLPICKKMDEIGFWAMEVWGGATFDTCLRFLREDPWERLRLLRHALPHTRLSMLLRGQNLLGYRHYADDVVKAFITSAANKGIDVFRVFDALNDVRNLDTAIKAIKRHKKHAQGAICYTTSPVHTLENFVNTGKALADMGCDSIAIKDMAGLLTPMAAVELYRALAEATRLPIHLHSHSTSGLAAICHYQAILAGCNHVDTAISSFSGGASHPATEPLVAALAGSEFDTGLDLNALLEIADYFRNVRKKYAKFESEAREIDPRVQLYQIPGGMISNLYSQLKEQQALDKLAAVHKEIPRVRKDLGYPPLVTPTSQVVATQAVLNVLTGGRYKTITNEVKLYCEGKYGAAPGKISASLRKKAIGQTEVIDIRPADLIPNELYRLREEIGALAICDEDVLSYAMFPEIAKQFLEQRKNKALIPEPLHATIQQSTDLSSEFDIALHGESYHIKVAGYGPKEQGKQACFLWVDGVPEEVIIHHEDNLIQPVPTETKKPSGPGDISVAMPGVLVSVNVAVGHKVAEGQTLLVLEAMKMETEIQAPFNGIVVDVFCQKGDKVTPAQVLLTIEKI; encoded by the coding sequence ATGGCGACTACTTATATAACAGATGTTACCTTACGGGATGCTCACCAGTGTCTGATTGCGACACGTATGCGTACAGAAGACATGTTGCCTATTTGCAAAAAAATGGACGAGATAGGCTTTTGGGCTATGGAAGTTTGGGGTGGCGCTACTTTCGACACCTGTTTGCGTTTTTTGAGGGAGGATCCCTGGGAAAGATTAAGATTATTACGCCACGCTTTACCTCACACCCGATTATCGATGCTCTTGCGCGGCCAAAACCTATTAGGTTACCGGCATTATGCTGACGATGTGGTTAAAGCATTCATCACATCGGCTGCAAACAAGGGTATTGATGTATTTCGTGTTTTTGATGCGCTAAATGATGTGCGTAATTTAGATACTGCGATAAAAGCAATCAAGCGACATAAAAAACATGCGCAAGGGGCAATCTGTTACACAACAAGCCCGGTTCACACCTTAGAAAATTTTGTGAATACCGGAAAAGCTCTAGCTGATATGGGTTGTGACAGTATTGCAATTAAAGATATGGCAGGATTACTCACGCCAATGGCCGCTGTTGAGTTATATAGGGCTCTGGCGGAAGCAACCCGATTGCCTATACATCTCCATAGCCACTCAACCTCAGGACTTGCGGCCATTTGTCACTATCAAGCTATTTTGGCAGGATGCAATCATGTTGATACGGCAATTTCTTCATTCTCTGGGGGAGCGTCGCATCCTGCAACCGAACCTTTAGTCGCGGCTTTGGCGGGAAGTGAATTTGATACGGGACTTGATTTGAATGCATTATTAGAAATTGCTGATTACTTTCGAAACGTGCGAAAAAAATACGCCAAATTTGAGAGCGAAGCGCGCGAAATTGATCCTCGAGTACAACTTTACCAGATTCCTGGAGGGATGATTTCAAACCTTTATTCGCAACTGAAAGAGCAGCAAGCTTTGGATAAACTTGCTGCGGTTCATAAAGAGATACCACGAGTGCGAAAGGATCTGGGTTATCCTCCTTTGGTAACACCAACTTCGCAAGTCGTTGCGACCCAGGCAGTGTTGAATGTGTTGACAGGTGGGCGCTACAAAACCATCACTAACGAAGTCAAATTATATTGTGAAGGAAAATATGGGGCTGCGCCAGGCAAAATAAGTGCAAGTTTACGTAAGAAAGCCATTGGTCAAACTGAGGTTATTGATATAAGACCTGCTGATTTAATACCAAATGAACTATATCGTTTGCGTGAGGAAATCGGTGCCCTTGCGATCTGTGATGAAGATGTCCTTTCCTACGCAATGTTTCCAGAAATTGCTAAACAATTTTTGGAGCAACGTAAAAACAAAGCATTGATCCCTGAACCTTTGCATGCAACGATTCAGCAATCGACCGATTTATCTTCCGAGTTTGATATTGCTTTGCATGGCGAAAGTTACCACATCAAAGTGGCAGGATACGGGCCAAAGGAACAAGGGAAGCAGGCCTGTTTTTTATGGGTCGATGGCGTTCCCGAAGAGGTCATTATTCACCATGAAGATAACCTAATACAACCTGTTCCTACTGAAACTAAAAAACCTTCAGGGCCGGGAGACATTTCCGTTGCCATGCCAGGGGTGTTAGTCAGTGTCAATGTTGCTGTAGGGCATAAAGTCGCTGAGGGTCAGACTTTGCTGGTTCTTGAGGCGATGAAGATGGAGACGGAAATTCAAGCGCCTTTTAATGGCATCGTTGTGGATGTATTTTGCCAGAAAGGGGATAAAGTCACGCCAGCACAAGTTTTGCTCACTATAGAGAAAATTTGA
- a CDS encoding L-threonylcarbamoyladenylate synthase gives MSTITTDIELVASHLKQGNVVAIPTETVYGLAGNAEDEHAIKKIYTIKNRPLNHPLIMHVAEGWDLSRWVAYIPDYARSLMKQFWPGPLTLVMQAKPGCVSQLVTGGQDTVAIRCPKHPITQALLQRLNFPLVAPSANPFGKISPTTAEHVQDSFRQEDFLILDGGRCQVGIESTIVAATNPEGYEILRHGSINEVQINAILPEKQLKKTSTIRAPGRLASHYQPEKPLYCFPDSEAIKRFCQESKSAVYVLSFAPKTEVDSLFYYQLPNSPEQVAFELYYQLRQADQSEADFIAIELPPEQGEWLAIRERILKAGYR, from the coding sequence ATGAGCACGATCACAACAGACATTGAGTTAGTCGCTTCTCATTTAAAACAAGGGAATGTAGTAGCGATACCTACCGAAACCGTGTATGGCCTGGCAGGAAATGCTGAAGACGAACACGCTATAAAAAAAATATATACGATAAAAAATAGACCCTTAAATCATCCTTTGATCATGCATGTTGCCGAAGGTTGGGATTTATCTCGGTGGGTAGCTTATATTCCTGATTATGCGCGCAGTTTAATGAAACAGTTCTGGCCTGGCCCTCTTACCCTTGTGATGCAGGCCAAACCGGGCTGTGTGAGCCAATTAGTCACAGGAGGTCAAGATACTGTTGCTATACGTTGCCCTAAACATCCTATCACGCAAGCACTTTTGCAACGGCTTAATTTTCCTTTAGTTGCCCCATCTGCAAATCCATTTGGTAAGATTAGCCCGACGACAGCTGAACATGTACAAGATAGTTTTAGACAAGAGGATTTTTTAATTCTCGATGGCGGGCGTTGTCAGGTAGGAATTGAATCGACCATTGTTGCTGCCACCAATCCGGAAGGCTATGAAATTTTGCGTCATGGTTCAATCAATGAGGTGCAAATTAACGCGATTTTACCTGAGAAACAATTAAAAAAAACAAGCACAATTCGAGCACCTGGCCGGTTAGCTAGCCATTATCAACCCGAAAAACCATTGTATTGTTTTCCCGATAGCGAAGCTATCAAGCGCTTTTGCCAGGAATCCAAATCTGCTGTGTACGTCCTCTCTTTTGCCCCAAAAACAGAGGTAGATAGTCTATTCTATTACCAATTGCCCAATTCACCCGAACAAGTGGCTTTCGAACTTTACTACCAATTAAGACAAGCAGATCAATCAGAGGCTGATTTTATTGCAATTGAGTTGCCGCCAGAACAAGGGGAATGGCTAGCCATTAGAGAACGTATTTTGAAAGCCGGGTATCGTTAA